One region of Eretmochelys imbricata isolate rEreImb1 chromosome 2, rEreImb1.hap1, whole genome shotgun sequence genomic DNA includes:
- the KIF9 gene encoding kinesin-like protein KIF9 isoform X2, which translates to MSAKENKVHAFVRVKPTANFPEDMIKYGPDNKSIDIYIRRDIKKGVVNNKQTDWSFKLDGVLHNASQDSVYDAVARDLVSQALNGYNGTIMCYGQTGAGKTYTMTGATESYKHRGIIPRAIQQVPKI; encoded by the exons ATGAgtgcaaaagaaaataaagtacaTGCATTTGTGCGAGTCAAGCCAACAGCTAATTTTCCTGAAGACATGATCAAGTATGGGCCAGACAACAAG AGCATAGATATTTACATCAGGAGAGATATTAAGAAAGGAGTCGTCAATAACAAGCAGACTGATTGGTCCTTTAAATTGGATGGTGTTCTTCACAATGCCTCACAGGATTCGGTTTATGATGCAGTAGCTAGGGACTTGGTATCCCAAGCTCTGAATGGCTATAATG GCACTATTATGTGCTATGGGCAAACAGGAGCTGGTAAAACATACACCATGACAGGAGCAACTGAAAGCTACAAGCATAGAGGAATCATACCCCGAGCTATACAGCAGGTACCAAAGATTTGA